A region of the Candidatus Zixiibacteriota bacterium genome:
CACCGATCTCGACAAGATCCGGGAGGAAATCGACGTCTACAACGACTTGATCCCCGGTCCGGGGGAGCTCAGCGCCACCCTGTTCCTCGAGATCGAAGACCAGACGCGGCTGCGAGAAGAGCTGCTCAAGTTCCTGGGGATCGACGAGGCCGTTTTTCTCCGGATCGGCGATACCGTGGTCCGGGCGCGTTTCGAGGAAGGGCGCAGCAAGGAGGACAAGATCAGCGCCGTCCAGTACGTCAAGTTCCCCCTGGGACCGCGTGAGATTGCCGCGTTCCGCGACCTCGAAAGCGTCGAACTCTTTATCGATCATCCCCAGTACAAGGCGTCGGCGCGGATCTCGGGCGAAGCGAAGAAAGCGCTGTGCCGGGACTTCGAGGACTGAGGGATCGGAAATGAAACCGTGACCCGCTCGCAACGCAAGACTCGGCAGCTGGAGGTCATCTGGGCTGCAATCAGAGATGACCCCTCGCACCCCACAGCGGATCTCGTCTACGAGAAGGTTCGAAAGAAGCTCCCCAACGTGAGCCTCGGGACCGTTTACCGCAATCTGCAGAAGCTGGTCACCGCCGGCAAGCTTCGGGTCGTCAATGTGGGACGCACTCAGCGCTTCGACGCCTTGACCAAGGAGCACCAGCACTTTATCTGCGAGTGTTGCGGTCGGGTGTACGACGTCTTCGTCGAGCCGCGCGAGGTTCTCGTTCCCGAAAGCCTGCCGCACGAGGGCTTCAAGGTGAGATCCCACCAGGTCGCCTTCTACGGGTTCTGCAAGCATTGCGCGGGGTGAGCCGGGCGCTTCACGCCTCCTTGTAAACGGGTTCCGCGAGCGCTAAACTCG
Encoded here:
- a CDS encoding DUF3501 family protein, yielding MKKITLDDIMGPEAYEKIREEFRRRIIELKRNRRVPVGDRVSLVFENRDTVLFQIQEMLRAERITDLDKIREEIDVYNDLIPGPGELSATLFLEIEDQTRLREELLKFLGIDEAVFLRIGDTVVRARFEEGRSKEDKISAVQYVKFPLGPREIAAFRDLESVELFIDHPQYKASARISGEAKKALCRDFED
- a CDS encoding transcriptional repressor translates to MTRSQRKTRQLEVIWAAIRDDPSHPTADLVYEKVRKKLPNVSLGTVYRNLQKLVTAGKLRVVNVGRTQRFDALTKEHQHFICECCGRVYDVFVEPREVLVPESLPHEGFKVRSHQVAFYGFCKHCAG